From the Bacteroidia bacterium genome, one window contains:
- a CDS encoding ATP-binding protein: protein MAAGSTRTPNPFRIHGVVEGEAFADRLNEVARLETALRDGGSKLILYGPRRMGKTSVLLRAINNINSSGGYALFADLSTASSAADMSNRLLSAAGALLGRSMHDFLTDLVSRLKLSITLSVDPLSGLPLPGLDLQARDWAAEKQRETLTDVLDVLNAMAQKRNIIIGVALDEFQEITTLGGERAEWHLRGAMQHHHHLAYVLAGSQGHLIEAMTGAKGAFYKFADKMPFGPIDAGELALWLEQRFRATGVNADGMGAAIIAAGGSRTRDCIQIARVCHDRGRVTGRVRPEDVETALREIVAEEHDIHLRQWRNLTVLQQNVLRAVAAADSGLSTRSVIRQFSLGSSGSAINAANAMVTSGLLLREDTFTRERVSTPTGYAFDSPFFRAWVWWNALQDMGAVMSSVVREGPFLFRVERPPST, encoded by the coding sequence ATGGCAGCCGGAAGTACGCGCACACCAAATCCCTTCCGCATTCATGGCGTCGTTGAAGGCGAGGCATTTGCGGACCGTCTGAACGAGGTAGCGCGGCTCGAGACGGCCCTCCGCGACGGAGGGAGCAAGCTCATCCTGTATGGCCCGAGACGCATGGGCAAGACCTCCGTACTGCTTCGGGCGATCAACAACATCAACAGCAGTGGCGGCTATGCGCTATTTGCCGATCTGTCGACCGCTTCATCCGCCGCCGATATGAGCAACCGATTGTTGAGCGCGGCGGGGGCGCTGCTGGGCAGAAGTATGCACGATTTCCTCACCGATTTAGTCTCCCGTCTCAAACTCTCGATCACACTGTCTGTCGATCCGTTGAGCGGTCTGCCGCTTCCGGGGTTGGATCTCCAGGCACGGGATTGGGCCGCGGAGAAACAGCGCGAGACTCTCACGGATGTGCTTGACGTGCTCAACGCCATGGCGCAGAAGAGAAATATCATTATCGGGGTCGCCCTCGATGAATTTCAGGAGATCACGACACTGGGCGGTGAGCGCGCGGAGTGGCATTTGCGCGGAGCGATGCAGCATCATCATCATCTCGCCTACGTTCTCGCCGGGTCCCAGGGACATCTGATCGAAGCCATGACCGGAGCGAAGGGAGCATTTTATAAATTCGCGGATAAAATGCCTTTCGGTCCTATCGATGCCGGCGAGCTAGCCCTCTGGTTAGAGCAACGCTTTCGCGCAACCGGTGTGAATGCGGATGGCATGGGTGCCGCTATCATAGCCGCCGGGGGCAGCAGGACGCGCGACTGCATACAGATCGCGCGTGTCTGTCATGATCGGGGCCGCGTCACCGGAAGGGTGCGGCCGGAGGATGTGGAGACGGCCTTGCGCGAAATCGTCGCGGAGGAGCATGACATCCATCTGCGGCAATGGCGCAATTTGACGGTGCTGCAGCAAAACGTCCTGCGTGCTGTCGCTGCAGCGGACAGCGGCCTGAGCACACGTTCCGTCATCCGTCAGTTCTCCCTAGGCAGCAGCGGTTCCGCGATCAATGCCGCCAATGCGATGGTGACCTCGGGACTCTTGCTGCGGGAAGATACATTCACCCGCGAACGGGTGAGCACGCCGACAGGCTATGCGTTCGATTCACCTTTTTTCCGTGCCTGGGTATGGTGGAACGCTCTGCAGGATATGGGAGCGGTGATGAGTTCCGTGGTGCGTGAAGGGCCGTTCCTATTTCGGGTCGAGCGTCCCCCTTCGACGTAG
- a CDS encoding Crp/Fnr family transcriptional regulator, whose product METQDAKLIVALRNIFLFESLDGERLDYVACCAELLQVPKGEHLFREGDVARYLYGVAGGVLKLYRVTSAGDEFVVHIQRTGDLVAEAAMFDISRYPANCVATEHSTVVRISAKGFVAILLDHPELGLDLMHAYSRRLRGFVTALEDLSLRDVKSRLARYMLSNSETRDGVNSCTLPCSKKELAALLGTIPETLSRTLREFKGKGAIEEQSWGFIILREDLLKQWVGE is encoded by the coding sequence ATGGAGACACAGGATGCCAAGCTCATTGTTGCTCTGAGGAACATTTTCCTTTTCGAATCGCTCGACGGCGAACGGCTGGACTATGTGGCCTGCTGCGCCGAGCTGCTGCAAGTACCGAAAGGGGAGCACCTGTTTCGCGAAGGCGACGTCGCGCGCTATCTCTATGGCGTCGCCGGAGGTGTGCTCAAGCTCTACCGTGTCACGTCTGCGGGAGATGAATTCGTGGTGCATATACAAAGGACGGGTGATCTGGTGGCCGAAGCGGCGATGTTCGACATAAGCAGGTATCCCGCGAATTGCGTCGCGACGGAACACAGCACCGTGGTGCGTATTTCCGCGAAGGGTTTCGTCGCCATTCTACTCGATCATCCGGAACTCGGTCTCGATCTCATGCACGCGTATTCGCGGCGTCTGCGCGGCTTTGTCACCGCGCTCGAAGATCTCTCGCTCCGCGACGTCAAGTCACGGCTCGCGCGCTACATGCTTTCCAATAGCGAAACGCGTGATGGCGTCAATAGCTGCACGCTCCCGTGCAGTAAAAAGGAGCTTGCCGCATTGCTCGGCACCATCCCCGAAACGCTCTCCCGCACTCTCCGTGAGTTCAAAGGCAAAGGAGCAATCGAGGAGCAGAGCTGGGGCTTTATCATTCTCCGGGAGGATTTGCTGAAGCAATGGGTGGGGGAGTGA
- a CDS encoding DUF302 domain-containing protein: MDLSQLEYTKSSNKPFDQLVQAIQDDALARGFRTLHIHDVKATLKDKGFEIGDYSIIEVCNAKYAFQAISAFKPIGMMLPCRIVVYADGGENKVMLMRPSSMNSILPDAGLGTLPDDVEATLKAVVDEVTSL, from the coding sequence ATGGATCTTTCCCAACTCGAATACACGAAAAGCAGCAACAAACCCTTCGACCAACTCGTGCAGGCCATACAGGACGATGCACTCGCCCGCGGCTTCCGCACGCTGCACATTCACGACGTCAAAGCCACGCTGAAGGACAAGGGCTTCGAGATCGGGGACTACAGCATTATCGAGGTCTGCAATGCGAAGTACGCTTTCCAGGCCATCAGCGCTTTCAAACCCATTGGCATGATGTTGCCCTGCCGCATCGTTGTCTATGCCGACGGCGGCGAGAACAAGGTCATGCTCATGCGTCCTTCATCAATGAACAGCATCCTCCCCGATGCCGGTCTCGGCACGCTCCCCGACGACGTCGAAGCTACGCTCAAAGCCGTGGTGGACGAAGTGACATCTCTCTGA
- a CDS encoding RNA polymerase sigma factor has translation MSADDEVQVIEQAKQGDARAIRRLVDEYAPVIYRFSYNICRNQDRAEHATQETFMSMLKKLHQFDNRSKFSTWLYTIISNHCLMLARSEKSRRHVSLDDEDTQFPEIAVDHWDFNPDLAVERADLKEHLDAAIEKLSPEYKVVFMLRDVEGLSTEEVANITNLSVPAVKSRLHRARSFLRNELAPIFDEQQNG, from the coding sequence ATGAGTGCAGACGACGAAGTACAGGTGATTGAACAGGCGAAGCAGGGCGATGCCCGCGCGATACGCCGGCTGGTGGACGAATATGCTCCGGTGATCTACCGCTTTTCCTACAATATTTGCAGGAATCAGGATCGCGCGGAACATGCGACGCAGGAAACCTTCATGAGCATGCTCAAGAAGCTGCATCAGTTCGACAATCGTTCGAAATTCTCCACCTGGCTGTACACGATTATCTCCAACCACTGCCTCATGCTGGCGCGCAGCGAAAAATCCCGCCGGCATGTGTCCCTCGACGACGAAGACACACAGTTCCCTGAAATCGCCGTCGATCACTGGGATTTCAATCCCGACCTGGCGGTGGAGCGCGCGGATCTCAAAGAGCATCTCGACGCGGCGATAGAAAAGTTGTCACCTGAGTACAAGGTGGTGTTCATGTTGCGCGATGTCGAGGGCCTGTCCACCGAAGAGGTCGCGAACATCACGAACCTCAGCGTCCCCGCCGTGAAATCGCGTCTGCACCGCGCGCGGTCTTTCCTGCGCAACGAACTCGCACCCATTTTCGATGAACAGCAGAACGGATGA
- a CDS encoding M48 family metallopeptidase: MHRLVHKGVAIEYRLLKTRQNRHMRLTVSSSTGVRVSAPRGCPETAMHALVREKADWILHKLGEYEEQRRNRPGITFQHGETVPLHGETLTLKVGRWNSRKGRVRLEAGELHLDLPSGINDSDRLVRPLCEAWLRNYARWYLTRRCTELAAGMGLSPTRIAVRRQTSKWGSCTAKGSISLNILLVCLPRAVCDYVLIHELAHLQELNHSRKFWQLVELHCPDYRQLRQTLRDHTWLLEAWDGDDA; encoded by the coding sequence ATGCACCGATTGGTACATAAGGGTGTGGCAATCGAATACCGCCTCCTGAAGACGCGGCAGAACCGCCACATGCGGCTCACCGTGTCCAGCAGTACCGGTGTCCGGGTGTCGGCACCGCGAGGCTGTCCGGAAACCGCCATGCATGCGCTGGTGCGTGAGAAGGCGGACTGGATACTGCACAAGCTCGGTGAATACGAGGAGCAGCGCCGGAACAGACCCGGCATCACGTTTCAGCATGGCGAAACCGTTCCGTTACATGGCGAGACGCTGACCCTCAAAGTGGGGCGGTGGAACAGCCGCAAAGGCCGCGTGCGACTCGAAGCGGGAGAGCTGCATCTCGACCTGCCGTCGGGAATCAACGACAGCGACCGTCTCGTGCGGCCGCTCTGCGAAGCATGGCTGCGCAATTACGCCCGCTGGTATCTTACCCGGCGCTGCACGGAGCTCGCCGCCGGGATGGGACTTTCGCCGACGCGCATCGCGGTGCGCAGACAGACCAGCAAATGGGGGAGTTGCACCGCGAAGGGCAGCATCAGTCTCAACATCCTGCTCGTCTGTCTCCCGCGTGCGGTGTGTGACTATGTGCTGATCCATGAGCTGGCTCATCTTCAGGAACTCAATCATTCACGAAAATTCTGGCAGCTCGTCGAGCTGCACTGTCCCGATTACCGGCAGTTGCGGCAGACACTCCGCGACCATACGTGGCTCCTCGAAGCCTGGGATGGCGATGATGCGTAA
- a CDS encoding O-methyltransferase, whose translation MIITTPEIEQYITNLLPPRHEVFLELEAYAQEQSFPIIGPMVGNVLSMLAASVGSRRVMELGSGFGYSALWFASALPEDARIFCTDGNEAHRDRALQAFERVGVSERIEFHCGDALGIFSEMEGDFDFIFCDIDKHEYPAAFRAAFPRVRQGGYLAFDNALWSGRMLEGDTREATAGVVALNRLAFSEPGCHAAILPIRDGVLLCRKLR comes from the coding sequence ATGATCATCACGACCCCGGAAATAGAACAATATATTACCAACCTCCTCCCACCGCGGCATGAGGTGTTTCTGGAATTGGAAGCCTATGCACAGGAGCAGTCCTTCCCGATAATCGGACCGATGGTGGGGAATGTCTTGTCCATGCTTGCCGCAAGCGTCGGCTCGCGACGCGTCATGGAGTTGGGTTCGGGATTCGGGTATTCGGCGTTGTGGTTCGCCTCCGCACTGCCGGAAGACGCGCGTATTTTCTGCACCGATGGCAACGAAGCACATCGCGATCGGGCACTACAGGCGTTCGAGCGTGTCGGCGTGAGTGAGAGGATCGAATTCCACTGCGGCGACGCGCTTGGCATTTTTTCCGAAATGGAAGGTGATTTCGATTTTATTTTTTGCGACATCGACAAGCACGAATACCCTGCTGCCTTCCGTGCGGCGTTTCCACGAGTGCGCCAGGGCGGTTACCTTGCGTTCGACAACGCGCTGTGGAGCGGACGCATGCTGGAAGGAGACACGAGGGAAGCGACCGCGGGAGTTGTCGCGTTGAATCGCCTCGCGTTTTCGGAGCCCGGCTGCCATGCGGCAATCCTTCCGATCCGCGATGGCGTTTTGCTCTGTCGCAAGCTCAGGTGA
- a CDS encoding VWA domain-containing protein, whose protein sequence is MRSLMLLFILIAVFSLPVASDAQPVNEVRILHVDTRAFPNVKVHVRAYCGGQQSSNINQVKVRITENGQFRNLVSMTCPSQTEPVSVALVLDRSGSVAGTSIYRIKEGAWRFVELFQTHWSGQDEGAIFSFGDDVTMHTGMTNNLALLFDAISRIYPYGLTTMFDAIIEALNEVANNGNNQIKAVIVLSDGDDNNSIASLSDVITRAQQLMIPVFCIGLSYDLNTQGLDQLRQIADQTGGMFLEIKHPDDIIPAYNSMMSLVTNGANDCIMNYVSDCADGSRRELQIIAEACGLADTAVVTFTAPLDPNLPTVHVWFDSTAAFENGEMHVPVMIDAPAGTILNDLRIKILERPPIQYIGMITQGFLAETTQLLYGRVMDTVGIQLMAPLFIPGGPDTLLLVRYRTPKINKDTSFVYPAFFVDKKTTDCMPLKARTSNVSIHKRPSLEVACDDTVHVTWNYPDGKYDNGDVTVGVNVANRGSLPAKNTRVRIIVPWGTELLSPSDTYVVGGGELPVGSSEYASFNLRVLPVDTARTIAVCIEVVPDSGLPSICCTYITVERARPLLELECDMISRVEWSDSLNRYMPEVFPVRARVRNRSELDARNISAWIHVPEGFEVDSTTPVNTFVNPKTLTQSDTGWVTWMVRPLERPTSDLLTFCVKVAAGLDTAECCNLLYITASPVRVRMQCTDPIVITHDEGTGEYDPRVWFITTTVKNISTLNMTATRGHLQLPPFLRIGSSDFLSKDFPNGAVILPGDSATVTWVVELSGAPSATASICVRISAENFPGAQCCTPVDLFVENAIPSITCTLDGPDTVRYVNGGYEPQPVEFAVRVSNTGATPAMRVSAALLQGAELSIDPGDVALKLLKDSLAAGASVEGSFRVRILDRPVGRMDTVRVTVYAANGGGAICSKLVYIEAVSGPVLELACNGPDSLVFSDYLGKYEPEPFIVSVDVRNVGSASADSIVAELLPPPDMTLAAGEQPAKLLTPSTLNTGEYGNARWLVRATPRSSARMDTLAVQVRAKGKTLQQTAPCLVPVYVPAARTPNLELNCAVLRSAGSDDTVIVSATVRNNGTAVAFDIATRVEVPARLRLLPANQPFVQTIPSLQPGKEHSFTWRMVVTRGTTVDSAEVCFESSARFVSPVRCCLTIDIPPKDQQSFTASCALSVDTLRYDDMTGDYPEVVFSVELVNTSTVYLDSVFLSITLPTGVVLGPGEGLDKYYLQLGPSAATTIRWRLRVLKDTASVLRAAVIGVRIYGLGSFRVCEKVLVITPPPQASVSIGVGCAAPDTLYFLSASLGYRPAPFPVSLDIVNTGASSVSGIRASVALPPEIAPELGETLTKDVPGELRPGDKTTVVWLCRGLAQTSTKTVRVNFTASADGVTGRSCAQDIVLFHPPPVDSASMVLTCASPDTIHYDARTGTLQPSPFPVTVEITNNGNTTLTDVTINLHLPPNVVPAPGEGTFKPLGFDLPSGSSATVTFSCVASVAEEDLTANMLFTVTSAQTASVECATQTLIAGRVTAITLSIPDNLIGVIGRSFIIPLHIGNSAQAVVTEFDFTLRFDRSAIGIDAVQSAGTLTSDWILDVTDLPDGMRIVGQGGRSITGGGTLLELRATALERPGFDRHFDVSVLPVEYRTPLNFGPRIAVIWTDGAVTIAGDCVEPLKSMLVLEQNAPNPFNPSTRIEYSVDAAADGAYGVLEVLDAHGRRVRLLHEGALEAGTHSVTFDAGELPSGVYLARLRAGALVLTRKMLLAK, encoded by the coding sequence ATGAGATCGTTGATGCTGTTGTTCATCCTCATCGCCGTTTTTTCCCTCCCGGTCGCCTCCGATGCGCAGCCGGTCAACGAAGTGCGCATACTGCATGTGGACACAAGGGCTTTTCCGAACGTCAAAGTGCATGTACGTGCGTATTGCGGCGGACAGCAGTCCAGCAATATCAATCAGGTCAAGGTGCGTATTACCGAGAACGGGCAATTCCGCAATCTCGTGTCCATGACCTGTCCTTCGCAAACGGAGCCGGTGTCCGTGGCCCTGGTGCTAGACCGCAGCGGTTCCGTAGCCGGGACCAGTATCTACCGCATCAAGGAAGGTGCCTGGCGCTTTGTGGAGCTTTTCCAGACGCATTGGAGCGGACAGGACGAAGGGGCGATTTTCAGCTTTGGCGACGATGTGACGATGCACACGGGGATGACGAACAATCTCGCACTGCTCTTCGACGCCATCAGCCGCATCTATCCCTACGGCCTGACGACGATGTTCGACGCCATTATCGAAGCGCTCAACGAAGTGGCGAACAACGGCAACAATCAGATCAAAGCGGTGATCGTGCTTTCGGATGGTGACGACAATAACAGCATCGCCTCGCTGTCGGATGTGATTACCCGTGCGCAGCAGCTCATGATCCCGGTGTTCTGTATCGGGCTGTCCTACGACTTGAACACGCAGGGCCTCGATCAGCTGCGTCAGATTGCCGATCAAACCGGGGGCATGTTCCTCGAGATCAAGCATCCCGATGACATCATTCCGGCATACAATTCGATGATGTCGCTGGTGACCAATGGCGCGAACGACTGCATCATGAATTACGTCAGCGACTGCGCCGACGGTTCGCGTCGTGAACTGCAGATCATCGCCGAGGCCTGCGGCCTGGCGGATACAGCGGTGGTGACCTTCACCGCACCGCTGGATCCGAATCTTCCCACCGTCCATGTCTGGTTCGATTCCACGGCCGCCTTTGAGAACGGTGAGATGCACGTCCCCGTCATGATAGACGCTCCGGCGGGTACCATTCTCAATGATCTCCGCATCAAGATTCTCGAGCGTCCGCCGATACAATACATCGGTATGATCACGCAGGGCTTTCTCGCGGAAACGACCCAATTGCTTTATGGACGCGTGATGGATACCGTGGGCATTCAGCTGATGGCGCCGCTGTTTATTCCGGGTGGGCCGGATACGCTGCTTCTTGTCCGCTACCGGACACCGAAGATCAATAAAGACACGAGCTTCGTCTATCCGGCGTTCTTTGTCGACAAAAAAACCACGGACTGCATGCCGCTGAAAGCGCGGACAAGCAATGTGTCCATTCATAAACGTCCCTCCCTGGAAGTTGCATGCGACGACACCGTGCACGTGACCTGGAACTATCCGGACGGCAAGTATGACAATGGCGATGTCACCGTCGGCGTCAACGTGGCCAATCGCGGTTCTCTGCCCGCGAAGAATACACGTGTGCGCATCATCGTCCCCTGGGGGACGGAATTGCTCTCGCCATCGGATACGTACGTTGTCGGCGGAGGAGAACTCCCGGTTGGTTCGTCCGAATATGCCTCCTTCAATCTGCGCGTCCTGCCGGTAGACACCGCCCGGACTATTGCTGTGTGTATCGAGGTGGTGCCCGACAGCGGGCTCCCTTCGATCTGCTGCACCTATATCACCGTGGAGCGTGCGCGGCCATTGCTGGAGTTGGAATGTGATATGATCAGCAGAGTGGAATGGAGCGACAGTCTGAATCGCTACATGCCGGAAGTGTTTCCCGTGCGCGCCCGCGTGCGCAACAGAAGCGAACTCGACGCGCGGAATATCAGCGCGTGGATTCACGTCCCCGAAGGTTTCGAGGTGGACAGCACCACCCCGGTGAACACCTTCGTAAATCCGAAAACCCTGACGCAGTCGGATACGGGCTGGGTGACGTGGATGGTGCGGCCGCTCGAACGCCCCACATCGGATTTACTGACCTTCTGTGTCAAAGTTGCGGCGGGCCTCGATACGGCCGAATGCTGCAATCTTCTGTATATCACCGCGTCACCGGTGCGTGTGCGCATGCAGTGCACCGATCCCATCGTCATCACCCATGACGAAGGTACGGGAGAATACGATCCCCGTGTGTGGTTTATTACCACGACGGTGAAGAATATCAGCACGCTGAACATGACCGCAACGCGCGGACATCTGCAACTGCCGCCCTTCCTCCGCATCGGCTCGTCCGATTTCTTGTCCAAGGACTTTCCGAATGGCGCGGTGATTCTTCCCGGCGACAGTGCCACGGTGACGTGGGTTGTGGAGCTGTCCGGCGCACCGAGCGCAACGGCATCGATCTGTGTCCGCATCTCCGCAGAGAATTTCCCCGGCGCGCAGTGCTGCACACCCGTGGATCTATTCGTGGAAAACGCCATTCCGAGTATCACCTGCACACTCGATGGCCCGGACACGGTTCGCTACGTCAACGGCGGATATGAACCGCAGCCGGTGGAATTTGCCGTTCGTGTGAGTAATACTGGTGCCACGCCCGCAATGCGTGTTTCCGCCGCCTTACTGCAAGGCGCCGAGCTCTCGATTGATCCCGGCGATGTCGCGCTCAAACTTCTGAAAGACTCGCTCGCGGCCGGCGCGAGCGTGGAGGGCAGCTTCCGCGTGCGCATTCTCGACCGCCCCGTCGGGCGCATGGATACTGTGCGTGTTACGGTGTATGCCGCGAACGGCGGTGGTGCGATTTGCAGCAAACTTGTCTACATCGAAGCTGTCAGTGGTCCGGTGCTCGAACTGGCCTGTAACGGACCGGACAGCCTGGTATTCAGTGATTATCTCGGGAAATACGAACCCGAGCCCTTCATCGTCTCTGTTGACGTACGCAATGTCGGAAGCGCCTCTGCCGATTCCATTGTCGCCGAGTTGCTGCCTCCGCCGGATATGACGCTCGCCGCCGGCGAGCAGCCCGCGAAACTGCTCACACCCTCCACCCTCAATACCGGCGAGTACGGAAACGCACGCTGGTTGGTCCGCGCCACGCCGCGCAGCAGCGCTCGCATGGATACACTTGCCGTTCAGGTCCGCGCGAAGGGGAAAACTCTGCAGCAGACAGCCCCCTGTCTCGTCCCCGTCTATGTCCCCGCCGCGCGCACGCCGAATCTCGAGTTGAATTGCGCAGTGCTTCGATCGGCCGGGTCTGATGATACGGTGATCGTATCCGCGACGGTACGGAATAACGGAACGGCAGTGGCCTTTGATATCGCGACGCGTGTCGAGGTACCGGCACGGCTCCGATTGCTGCCGGCGAATCAACCTTTTGTGCAAACTATTCCTTCATTACAACCAGGGAAGGAACACAGTTTCACATGGCGTATGGTCGTGACGCGAGGCACGACTGTGGACTCCGCCGAGGTCTGCTTCGAATCAAGCGCACGCTTCGTCTCGCCGGTCCGCTGTTGCCTGACCATCGACATACCACCGAAGGACCAGCAGTCCTTCACTGCCTCCTGCGCACTGTCCGTCGACACCCTGCGCTACGACGACATGACCGGCGACTATCCCGAGGTCGTGTTCTCGGTCGAATTGGTAAATACATCGACGGTGTATCTGGATTCAGTGTTCCTGTCGATTACCCTGCCGACAGGGGTCGTCCTTGGCCCGGGCGAGGGTTTGGATAAATACTATCTGCAGCTTGGCCCGTCAGCCGCGACCACCATCAGATGGCGGTTGCGAGTGTTGAAAGACACCGCTTCGGTCCTTCGCGCCGCTGTCATCGGTGTGCGTATTTATGGACTCGGCAGTTTCCGCGTTTGCGAAAAGGTCCTCGTGATCACTCCGCCACCACAGGCGAGCGTCTCCATCGGCGTCGGCTGCGCCGCTCCCGATACGCTGTATTTCCTCAGTGCCTCGCTCGGCTACAGACCCGCGCCTTTCCCGGTCAGCCTTGACATCGTGAACACCGGCGCCTCCTCCGTGAGCGGTATTCGCGCATCGGTGGCGCTTCCGCCGGAAATCGCGCCCGAACTTGGCGAGACGCTAACGAAGGACGTCCCGGGTGAACTTCGCCCCGGGGACAAAACGACGGTCGTGTGGCTTTGCCGCGGTCTCGCGCAAACTTCCACGAAAACGGTACGCGTCAATTTTACCGCTTCAGCCGATGGTGTGACAGGGCGCTCCTGCGCACAGGATATTGTGCTCTTCCATCCGCCGCCGGTGGACAGTGCTTCTATGGTTCTTACCTGTGCTTCGCCGGACACCATTCATTACGACGCGCGAACGGGCACTCTGCAGCCGTCGCCGTTCCCCGTCACAGTGGAAATCACCAACAATGGCAACACCACACTGACGGACGTCACGATCAATCTTCATCTGCCGCCGAATGTCGTGCCCGCGCCCGGCGAAGGGACGTTCAAGCCACTCGGCTTCGATTTGCCATCCGGATCTTCCGCCACGGTAACCTTCAGTTGTGTGGCTTCCGTCGCGGAGGAGGATCTGACGGCGAACATGCTGTTCACCGTGACGTCGGCGCAGACAGCTTCAGTGGAATGCGCGACGCAAACGCTGATCGCGGGTCGTGTCACCGCCATAACGCTCAGCATCCCCGATAATCTCATCGGGGTGATCGGCCGGAGTTTTATTATCCCATTGCACATCGGGAATAGCGCGCAGGCAGTAGTGACGGAGTTCGACTTCACCCTGCGATTCGATCGCAGTGCCATTGGTATCGATGCCGTGCAGTCCGCCGGGACGCTCACCTCCGACTGGATCCTCGATGTAACGGATCTGCCGGATGGTATGCGCATCGTCGGTCAGGGCGGACGCTCGATCACCGGAGGCGGTACCTTGCTCGAACTGCGCGCGACGGCGCTGGAGCGTCCGGGCTTCGACCGTCATTTCGACGTCTCCGTGCTTCCCGTCGAATACCGCACACCGTTGAATTTCGGTCCCCGCATCGCGGTGATATGGACGGACGGCGCGGTGACCATTGCCGGCGACTGCGTCGAGCCCTTGAAGAGCATGCTGGTGCTGGAACAGAATGCCCCCAATCCCTTCAATCCGTCTACACGTATCGAGTACTCTGTCGATGCCGCGGCGGATGGTGCCTATGGCGTACTCGAGGTGCTCGACGCGCACGGCCGCAGGGTGCGTCTTCTGCATGAAGGAGCACTTGAAGCGGGCACACACAGTGTGACCTTCGACGCGGGTGAATTGCCGAGCGGAGTCTATCTCGCTCGCCTTCGGGCAGGGGCGCTTGTACTCACGAGAAAAATGCTCCTCGCGAAATAG
- a CDS encoding thymidine phosphorylase, translating into MLPQEIIRKQRDGELLSCDELEGFFSAFLHGDVADAQMSAFLMACYFSPLNMEQTLAITEHFLRSGTRLDLAAVQGALVDKHSTGGVGDKTSLLVAPIVAAAGVKVPMISGRALGHTGGTLDKLESIPGFSTQLAPVRFMQVLERTGAALAGQSDDLVPLDRVVYALRDVTATVEIPSLIAASIISKKLAGGASALVLDVKTGSGAFIRDEARAFDLAGLLVRVGEHFGLRTCALVSDMDQPLGRAIGNWLEVVEASDCLQGAAVPDLMELTYALSGMMIHLGGKARSIPEGMEVAREMVRSGLAWERFLDIIEAQGGDTSFVRETLRYRNADSMVEVCAPHSGTLRRIDARMLGLLATEIGAGRKRNGDGIDPTAGIVLWKKAGEQVEADEPLCRLYSSSTEALVQYRDRALAAFDVGYGQPAEAPLILALVTPEGIQPWVSHHV; encoded by the coding sequence ATGCTTCCTCAGGAAATCATACGGAAACAGCGTGACGGGGAATTGCTTTCGTGCGACGAACTCGAGGGCTTCTTTTCGGCCTTTTTACATGGCGATGTGGCGGACGCTCAAATGTCCGCTTTTCTCATGGCCTGCTACTTCTCGCCGCTGAATATGGAGCAGACGCTCGCCATCACAGAGCACTTTCTCCGTTCGGGTACGCGCCTCGATCTCGCCGCCGTGCAGGGCGCATTGGTGGACAAACACTCCACCGGCGGGGTAGGGGACAAGACCTCGCTGCTGGTGGCGCCTATCGTGGCGGCCGCAGGCGTGAAAGTTCCGATGATCTCCGGCCGGGCCCTGGGTCACACAGGAGGGACGCTGGATAAGCTCGAAAGCATTCCCGGTTTCTCCACGCAGCTCGCTCCCGTGCGCTTTATGCAAGTCCTCGAGCGGACCGGAGCCGCGCTGGCGGGACAAAGCGACGACCTCGTGCCGCTTGACCGCGTCGTGTACGCGCTCCGCGACGTGACGGCCACCGTGGAGATCCCCTCGCTCATCGCAGCCAGCATCATCAGTAAGAAACTCGCCGGCGGTGCTTCAGCGCTGGTGCTGGATGTGAAAACCGGTTCGGGCGCCTTCATCCGCGACGAAGCGCGAGCGTTTGATCTTGCCGGCTTGCTCGTCCGCGTCGGAGAGCACTTCGGTCTTCGGACCTGCGCTCTGGTGAGCGACATGGATCAGCCGCTCGGCCGTGCCATAGGCAACTGGCTTGAGGTGGTGGAAGCCTCCGATTGCCTGCAAGGCGCCGCTGTGCCCGATCTGATGGAACTGACCTATGCTTTATCCGGCATGATGATTCACCTCGGAGGCAAAGCACGCTCGATACCCGAGGGCATGGAAGTGGCGCGGGAAATGGTGCGCAGCGGGCTCGCCTGGGAACGTTTCCTCGATATCATCGAGGCGCAGGGCGGTGATACCTCCTTCGTACGCGAGACGCTGCGTTATCGCAACGCCGATTCCATGGTGGAGGTCTGCGCGCCGCATAGCGGAACGCTGCGCCGTATCGACGCCCGTATGCTCGGATTGCTCGCCACCGAAATCGGGGCCGGACGCAAGAGAAACGGCGACGGTATCGATCCCACCGCGGGCATCGTGCTGTGGAAAAAAGCCGGCGAGCAGGTTGAAGCGGATGAACCGTTGTGCCGTTTGTACTCGTCGAGCACCGAAGCACTCGTGCAGTACCGCGACCGGGCGCTGGCCGCATTCGATGTCGGATACGGACAGCCGGCAGAAGCGCCCCTGATTCTCGCGCTGGTCACTCCGGAAGGCATTCAACCGTGGGTATCGCATCATGTGTAA